The following proteins come from a genomic window of Andrena cerasifolii isolate SP2316 chromosome 6, iyAndCera1_principal, whole genome shotgun sequence:
- the Shmt gene encoding serine hydroxymethyl transferase has protein sequence MIRNWSNLNRRGFRIAKDVLIARAQRIKRRGLEGQVPEVFGISNRNVRYSTTCSAPKADMTGILHKNVWETDPELFELLKKEKKRQQCGLEMIASENFTSLSVLQCLSSCPHNKYSEGLPGQRYYGGNEYIDEIELLAQKRALEAFNLNPEEWGCNVQPYSGSPANFAVYTGLIGPHERIMGLDLPDGGHLTHGFFTVNKRISATSIFFESMPYKVDPETGLIDYDKLAKNAKLFKPKIIIAGVSCYSRCLDYKRFKEIADENSAYLFSDMAHVAGLVAAGLIPSPFEYSDVVSTTTHKTLRGPRAGVIFFRKGIRSTGKDGQKIMYDLESKINQAVFPGLQGGPHNHAIAGIATAMKQTKSPEFVQYQKQIIANAKRLCEGLQERGYKISTGGTDVHLVLVDLRSTGITGAKAEKVLEDIGIACNKNTVPGDKSALNPSGIRLGTPALTTRGLVEKDIDEVVNFIHRGLSLVKEVSRISGPKLVDFKKVLTTDDGVKAKVAALKEEVQTFSKQFSIPGLETY, from the exons ATGATTCGAAATTGGTCGAATTTAAATCGACGCGGTTTTCGAATCGCTAAAGACGTGCTAATCGCTCGCGCGCAGCGGATAAAACGTCGCGGACTTGAAGGTCAAGTTCCAGAAGTCTTCGGAATTTCAAATCGTAACGTACGCTACTCGACCACCTGTTCCGCACCGAAAGCC GATATGACTGGGATCCTTCATAAAAACGTTTGGGAGACGGACCCGGAACTTTTTGAACTGttgaagaaagagaagaagaggCAGCAATGTGGTCTCGAAATGATTGCTAGTGAAAATTTCACATCTCTCAGTGTACTTCAATGCTTGAGCTCCTGCCCTCATAATAAATACAGCGAAGGTCTTCCCGGTCAAAG GTATTACGGAGGAAACGAATACATCGATGAAATCGAATTGCTGGCTCAGAAACGTGCTCTGGAAGCATTCAATTTGAATCCAGAGGAATGGGGTTGCAACGTACAACCGTATTCGGGAAGTCCGGCAAATTTTGCTGTTTATACAGGCTTAATCGGACCTCATGAACGTATAATGGGATTAGATCTTCCTGACGGAGGACACCTCACCCATG GCTTCTTCACAGTGAATAAAAGAATTTCTGCGACGTCGATATTCTTCGAATCGATGCCATACAAAGTTGATCCTGAAACTGGTTTAATCGATTATGATAAACTGGCGAAAAATGCGAAATTGTTTAAGCCTAAAATTATAATAGCAGGTGTATCCTGCTACAGCAGATGTTTAGATTATAAACGATTTAAAGAAATAGCGGACGAAAATAGTGCGTATTTGTTTAGCGATATGGCTCATGTAGCAGGTCTAGTCGCTGCTGGATTGATCCCCAGTCCGTTTGAATACAGCGATGTTGTATCGACTACTACTCATAAAACTTTAAG GGGACCTCGAGCAGGTGTTATCTTTTTCCGTAAAGGAATTAGAAGTACTGGAAAAGACGGACAGAAGATTATGTACGACTTAGAAAgcaaaattaatcaggctgtgTTTCCAGGCCTGCAAGGTGGACCTCACAATCATGCAATCGCAGGAATTGCTACGGCAATGAAGCAAACTAAATCACCAGAATTTGTTCAATATCAAAAGCAAATTATAGCGAACGCGAAAAGACTTTGCGAGGGTCTTCAAGAACGTGGCTATAAAATCAGCACGGGCGGTACTGACGTTCATCTGGTACTGGTTGACTTACGGTCCACAGGTATTACAGGCGCTAAAGCAGAAAAGGTTTTGGAGGATATCGGTATCGCCTGCAATAAAAACACTGTGCCCGGTGATAAAAGCGCGTTGAATCCTAGCGGTATCAGACTTGGTACGCCTGCGTTAACTACCCGTGGCTTAGTTGAGAAAGATATCGACGAAGTTGTTAATTTTATACACAGAG GATTGTCACTGGTCAAGGAAGTGTCTCGTATTTCTGGCCCTAAGCTCGTCGACTTTAAGAAGGTATTAACGACCGATGATGGCGTTAAAGCTAAAGTCGCAGCTTTAAAAGAAGAAGTTCaaactttctcgaaacaattttccaTTCCTGGTCTTGAAACGTACTGA